A stretch of the Rodentibacter haemolyticus genome encodes the following:
- the prfA gene encoding peptide chain release factor 1, with translation MKDSIITKLESLKERYEELEALLGDASVISDQDKFRAYSKEYAQLEEVVKCFNRWTQLNSNIEEAEMLLDDPEMKEMAQMEIDESKEEMEEVEQQLQILLLPKDPNDEYNCYLEIRAGTGGDEAGIFAGDLFRMYSRYAESKRWRVEMLSANESEQGGYKEVIVKVSGDGVYGQLKFESGGHRVQRVPKTESQGRIHTSACTVAVMPELPESEMPEINPADLRIDTYRSSGAGGQHVNTTDSAVRITHIPTGIVVECQDERSQHKNKAKAMSVLASRIVQAEQERQAAEQTDMRRNLLGSGDRSDKIRTYNYPQGRVTDHRINLTIYRLDEVMNGKIDELIQPIITEYQADQLAALSEQN, from the coding sequence ATGAAAGATTCCATTATTACTAAACTTGAAAGTTTAAAAGAACGTTATGAAGAATTAGAGGCATTATTAGGCGATGCCTCCGTGATTAGTGATCAAGATAAATTCCGAGCCTATTCCAAAGAATATGCCCAACTTGAAGAAGTGGTGAAATGTTTTAATCGCTGGACTCAACTTAATAGCAATATTGAAGAAGCGGAAATGTTGCTGGATGATCCTGAAATGAAAGAAATGGCACAGATGGAAATTGACGAATCCAAAGAGGAAATGGAAGAAGTGGAACAACAACTTCAAATTCTCTTGCTGCCAAAAGATCCGAATGATGAATATAACTGTTATTTAGAAATTCGTGCGGGAACGGGTGGTGATGAAGCGGGAATTTTTGCCGGTGATTTATTCCGTATGTATAGCCGTTATGCGGAAAGTAAACGCTGGCGGGTAGAAATGCTCAGTGCAAATGAAAGCGAGCAGGGCGGTTATAAAGAAGTGATTGTAAAAGTGAGCGGTGATGGCGTGTATGGTCAGTTAAAGTTTGAATCCGGCGGTCACCGTGTACAACGTGTGCCGAAAACCGAATCACAAGGTCGTATTCATACTTCAGCCTGTACCGTTGCCGTAATGCCGGAATTACCGGAATCCGAAATGCCGGAAATCAATCCCGCCGATTTACGTATTGATACTTATCGTTCATCCGGTGCTGGCGGTCAGCACGTTAATACGACGGATTCCGCCGTGCGTATCACCCACATTCCGACAGGTATCGTAGTGGAATGTCAAGACGAGCGTTCTCAACACAAAAACAAAGCCAAAGCGATGTCTGTGCTTGCATCACGAATCGTTCAAGCCGAACAGGAACGTCAAGCGGCAGAACAAACGGATATGCGCCGTAATTTATTGGGCTCGGGTGATCGTTCCGATAAAATCCGTACCTATAACTACCCGCAAGGTCGTGTAACTGATCATCGTATCAACTTAACGATTTATCGCTTAGATGAAGTGATGAACGGAAAAATTGATGAGTTAATTCAGCCGATCATTACTGAGTATCAAGCGGATCAGTTAGCTGCGTTATCTGAACAAAATTAA
- a CDS encoding elongation factor P hydroxylase produces the protein MEHKLEDIIAIFNQCFEQEYNTRLVKGGEEPIYIPANDDVSYHAIYFARGFYSSALHEIAHWLVAGKARRELEDFGYWYEPDGRSEERQRDFEKVEIKPQALEWILSTAAGFRYFASSDNLNGNPGDTQPFKQAVYEQVKIYAEKGLPKRAETLRKALAKFYGTEDRIDLNKFDVSRI, from the coding sequence ATGGAACACAAATTAGAAGATATTATTGCAATCTTTAACCAATGTTTTGAACAAGAATATAACACCCGCCTTGTGAAAGGGGGAGAAGAGCCGATTTATATTCCGGCAAATGATGATGTATCTTATCACGCAATTTATTTTGCCCGTGGTTTTTATAGCAGCGCCTTACACGAAATTGCGCATTGGCTGGTGGCTGGTAAGGCTCGCCGTGAGTTGGAAGATTTCGGCTATTGGTATGAACCGGACGGACGTTCCGAAGAACGTCAGCGCGATTTTGAAAAGGTAGAAATCAAACCGCAGGCTTTGGAATGGATTCTTTCCACGGCCGCCGGATTTCGTTATTTTGCGAGTAGCGATAATTTGAATGGCAATCCGGGCGATACGCAGCCTTTCAAACAAGCCGTATATGAACAAGTGAAAATTTATGCGGAAAAAGGTTTACCGAAACGCGCCGAAACCTTACGTAAAGCGTTGGCAAAATTTTATGGAACGGAAGATCGCATTGATTTGAATAAATTTGATGTCAGCCGTATTTAA
- the dinB gene encoding DNA polymerase IV, with translation MSFARKIIHIDMDCFYASVEIRENPSLQGKPVAVGGSSTQRGVLTTCNYEARKFGLHSAMPTTQSIKKCPNLVLIPVNMALYKQVSAQIHQIFRRYTDIIEPLSLDEAYLDVTDCQKCSGSATWIAQEIRQAIFDELKLTSSAGIAPLKFLAKIASDMNKPNGQFVIKPNEVAAFVKPLALKKIPGVGKVTSQRLSDMGLETCADVQNFDQSVLLNRFGKIGKRIWDFSHGIDEREVQSHRERKSVGVERTLVKNIYEPEKAIVLLDDLYAELCRRLERAVPNTPLSAFRKIGIKLKFEDFQVTTLEKTGLPFSLAGFQQLLRQIWQRRQGKSVRLIGLHVNLSEENKQEQMSLW, from the coding sequence ATGTCTTTTGCCCGCAAAATCATTCATATCGATATGGATTGCTTCTATGCTTCGGTGGAAATTCGTGAAAATCCTTCCTTGCAAGGTAAACCTGTTGCGGTAGGGGGGAGTTCTACTCAACGTGGTGTGTTGACAACCTGTAATTATGAGGCGAGAAAATTTGGGTTACATAGTGCAATGCCTACGACTCAATCTATCAAAAAATGTCCGAATTTAGTGCTTATTCCGGTAAATATGGCGTTATATAAACAGGTTTCAGCGCAGATTCATCAAATTTTTCGTCGTTATACGGATATCATCGAACCCCTTTCTTTAGATGAAGCCTATTTGGATGTAACTGATTGCCAAAAATGTTCGGGGTCAGCCACGTGGATTGCGCAAGAAATTCGCCAAGCGATTTTTGATGAGCTAAAACTCACTTCTTCAGCAGGGATTGCGCCGCTTAAATTTCTTGCAAAAATTGCCTCTGATATGAATAAACCTAACGGACAGTTTGTGATCAAACCCAATGAAGTGGCGGCCTTTGTTAAACCTCTCGCTTTAAAAAAAATTCCGGGAGTTGGGAAAGTCACTTCACAGCGTTTATCGGATATGGGATTAGAAACCTGCGCCGATGTACAAAATTTTGATCAATCCGTTTTATTGAATCGATTTGGAAAAATAGGTAAGCGAATTTGGGATTTTAGTCATGGTATCGACGAACGTGAGGTTCAGTCTCATCGCGAAAGAAAATCCGTGGGGGTTGAGCGCACGCTTGTTAAAAATATTTACGAGCCTGAGAAGGCTATTGTATTGTTAGATGATCTGTATGCAGAATTATGTCGTCGTCTTGAACGTGCCGTGCCTAATACGCCTTTATCTGCCTTCCGTAAAATCGGCATAAAACTCAAATTTGAGGATTTTCAAGTGACGACTTTGGAAAAAACAGGGTTGCCTTTTTCCTTAGCCGGTTTTCAGCAATTACTTCGGCAAATTTGGCAGCGCAGACAAGGAAAATCTGTTCGCTTGATTGGTTTACACGTTAATTTATCGGAAGAAAATAAACAAGAACAAATGAGCCTTTGGTAA
- a CDS encoding integrase arm-type DNA-binding domain-containing protein, translated as MARTIKALNHTQIDKAKPKDKLYRLADGNGLYLSIRPTGAKNWTFNYKKPFSDSKDGRTNITIGDYPSISLLQAREISREYLALLAQNIDPKSHREQQEEEKKKALNSTFQNVAKLWFEDRKLRANFSEKTAIDTWRLLERHLFPAFGNMPISEMTANNVIKVLKPLQAKGTLETLKRTIQKLNEVMTYAIHHDILTDNRMANLSKAFDSPQVQHMRTIRPEELGEFLTALAKAQIHPQTRLLIQWQLLTMTRPNEAATAKFEDIDERARTWTIFINKGLKETAQGRKHIVTLSRQALAVLAEIKKINGGGRYLFPSIKDPSTHCNTQTANAAIKRMGYHGKLVAHGLRSIASTALNEQGFNKDWIEVALSHIDKDKIRQAYNRALYLEDRARMLQWWGDYVENAAKDALPEFHLKIVND; from the coding sequence ATGGCTAGAACGATAAAGGCACTTAATCACACTCAAATAGATAAGGCAAAGCCAAAGGATAAACTTTATAGACTGGCAGACGGTAACGGGCTTTATTTAAGCATCCGCCCTACCGGTGCGAAGAATTGGACGTTTAACTATAAAAAACCTTTTTCAGACAGCAAAGACGGGAGAACAAATATTACTATTGGCGATTACCCTAGCATTTCTTTGTTACAGGCTAGAGAAATCTCAAGGGAATATTTGGCGTTACTTGCTCAAAATATCGATCCGAAATCTCACCGGGAACAACAAGAGGAAGAGAAAAAGAAAGCACTCAATTCTACTTTTCAAAATGTGGCTAAGCTATGGTTTGAAGATAGAAAACTACGGGCTAATTTTTCAGAGAAAACCGCAATCGATACTTGGCGACTATTGGAACGTCATTTATTCCCTGCTTTTGGCAATATGCCGATTTCTGAAATGACCGCTAATAATGTGATAAAAGTTTTAAAGCCACTTCAAGCGAAAGGCACACTAGAAACCTTAAAACGAACTATTCAAAAGCTCAATGAGGTGATGACTTATGCCATTCATCACGATATTTTAACCGATAATCGAATGGCTAACCTTTCTAAAGCCTTTGATAGCCCCCAAGTTCAGCATATGCGGACAATTAGACCTGAAGAACTAGGGGAATTTCTGACCGCACTTGCTAAAGCTCAAATTCACCCTCAAACAAGGCTTTTAATTCAATGGCAACTTTTGACAATGACAAGACCCAATGAGGCAGCAACGGCTAAATTTGAAGATATTGATGAACGTGCGAGGACGTGGACAATATTCATCAATAAAGGATTAAAAGAAACAGCACAAGGGCGAAAACATATTGTTACCCTATCACGGCAAGCCTTAGCCGTATTAGCTGAAATCAAAAAGATAAACGGTGGTGGGCGGTATTTATTCCCTAGCATTAAAGACCCTAGCACACACTGCAACACACAAACAGCAAATGCGGCTATTAAGCGTATGGGCTATCACGGTAAACTGGTGGCACACGGTTTACGCAGTATCGCTAGCACGGCTTTAAATGAGCAGGGATTTAATAAAGATTGGATTGAGGTGGCTTTGTCGCATATTGATAAGGATAAAATCAGACAAGCCTATAACCGTGCTTTGTATTTGGAAGATAGGGCTAGAATGCTGCAATGGTGGGGCGATTATGTAGAGAATGCCGCTAAAGATGCCTTGCCTGAATTTCATCTTAAAATCGTCAATGACTGA
- a CDS encoding addiction module antidote protein — MAKVLEQFDEAKYLTDEETIKAYLELSLESGDKAEFIEALNTLARARGITQLAKETGLGRESLYKTLSGSVEPKLSTLERITEALGFKLSLSLSPKTTTNI; from the coding sequence ATGGCTAAAGTATTAGAACAATTTGACGAAGCAAAATATTTAACAGACGAAGAAACAATTAAAGCCTACTTAGAATTATCTCTTGAAAGTGGTGATAAAGCGGAATTTATAGAAGCCCTAAACACCTTGGCAAGAGCAAGAGGAATAACCCAATTAGCGAAAGAAACAGGGCTAGGACGTGAAAGTCTATATAAAACCCTTTCCGGTAGTGTAGAACCGAAACTAAGCACACTAGAACGCATAACCGAGGCACTAGGCTTTAAATTATCCCTATCACTTAGCCCGAAAACCACCACAAATATTTAA
- a CDS encoding Fic family protein has protein sequence MTELLAEIDRLKAELSQLRPLTQSELNRLRNEFIIESSYNSNAIEGNTITLRETALILNDGITIAEKPIREHLDIIGFRDAFNFLFELVANNEPLSERTIKDIHALVLMSNAEHKGKYRAIPVKILGAENEPTPPHFIAEEMAELISTYHQLKSHPLIAIAWLHLSFESIHPFIDGNGRTGRLLLNFELLKRGYLPVDIKFKDRAKYYQCFDDFHKTGKPTALCDLIAGYELAELERYIQILK, from the coding sequence ATGACCGAGCTATTAGCAGAAATCGACCGACTAAAAGCCGAACTATCCCAACTTAGACCGCTAACCCAAAGCGAACTCAACCGCTTGAGAAATGAATTTATTATTGAAAGTTCGTATAACTCAAACGCTATTGAAGGCAACACTATCACGCTAAGAGAAACCGCATTGATTTTAAATGACGGCATAACCATAGCGGAGAAACCGATTAGAGAGCATTTGGATATTATTGGTTTTAGAGACGCATTTAATTTTCTATTTGAGCTGGTGGCAAATAATGAACCATTGAGCGAGCGAACCATTAAAGACATTCACGCTTTAGTCTTAATGAGCAATGCAGAACACAAAGGCAAATATCGGGCTATTCCGGTTAAGATTTTAGGGGCTGAAAATGAGCCGACACCACCGCACTTTATAGCGGAAGAAATGGCAGAATTAATCAGTACCTATCATCAATTAAAATCCCACCCACTGATTGCGATTGCGTGGTTGCATTTGAGCTTTGAGAGTATTCACCCGTTTATAGATGGCAACGGAAGAACCGGGCGATTACTGCTGAATTTTGAATTGTTAAAGCGTGGCTATTTGCCGGTTGATATTAAATTCAAAGACCGTGCGAAATATTATCAATGCTTTGATGATTTTCATAAAACAGGAAAACCGACCGCACTTTGTGATCTTATTGCCGGTTATGAATTGGCAGAGCTTGAGCGATATATCCAAATTTTAAAATAA
- a CDS encoding helix-turn-helix transcriptional regulator, with amino-acid sequence MTTTNQAIQTETIEKHYSVTELTNLGLGSRSKIDRLVRNGILTKIKIGRSTRFKASDIQAYLNSLQG; translated from the coding sequence ATGACAACAACCAATCAAGCCATACAAACCGAAACCATTGAAAAACATTACAGCGTAACGGAGCTTACTAATTTAGGGCTAGGCTCACGCTCAAAAATAGATCGCCTTGTTCGCAATGGCATTCTCACCAAAATCAAAATAGGACGTTCTACACGCTTTAAAGCAAGCGATATACAGGCTTATTTGAACAGCTTACAAGGATAA
- a CDS encoding antA/AntB antirepressor family protein, producing the protein MNLNELLSIQTFDFINGQTANGINARPLHQALRVGRDFSNWIKARIKQGGFIENQDFITVQNIAIGTPKRANQKGGNMTGIEYILTLDMAKHLCLMERNEIGKAIRQHFINAEKRLAEVAPKVYKNTLQASKARLASIDHQHAMNEAIKQYIERQGKTAKPHHFINDNEMLESLVLGINVRHWKAANGITDNAKNHFNASQLELLTQLMMTNTSLLNLDMPYQQRKTHLSGLAQRYLSQSLAA; encoded by the coding sequence ATGAACCTAAACGAATTATTAAGCATTCAAACGTTTGATTTTATCAACGGACAGACCGCCAACGGGATTAACGCTAGACCACTGCACCAAGCCTTACGAGTGGGACGGGATTTTTCTAATTGGATTAAAGCCCGAATTAAACAGGGCGGATTTATTGAAAACCAAGATTTTATTACTGTTCAAAATATCGCCATTGGTACGCCAAAACGGGCGAACCAAAAAGGCGGAAATATGACCGGGATTGAATACATTCTCACCCTTGATATGGCAAAGCACCTTTGCTTAATGGAGCGTAACGAAATCGGCAAGGCTATCCGACAACATTTCATTAATGCTGAAAAGCGATTAGCCGAGGTTGCACCGAAAGTGTACAAAAACACCTTACAAGCGAGCAAGGCACGTCTAGCCAGTATCGACCACCAACACGCAATGAATGAGGCGATTAAGCAATATATCGAACGACAAGGGAAAACGGCAAAACCGCACCACTTCATCAACGATAACGAAATGCTAGAAAGCCTTGTTTTAGGTATAAATGTTCGCCACTGGAAAGCCGCCAATGGTATTACAGATAATGCCAAAAACCATTTCAACGCCTCACAGCTTGAATTACTTACTCAACTAATGATGACGAATACAAGTTTGCTCAATCTTGATATGCCCTATCAGCAACGTAAAACGCATTTAAGCGGATTAGCACAGCGTTATTTATCGCAAAGTCTAGCCGCTTAA
- a CDS encoding ash family protein — MNKIHQLATKEIKSFISNHFTKCGQICHSIRALAKSRASREKLNITKANNSTPLSNRAFFVRNFRTPQKRSMRLSMVGRNRQSLTGCVPLYAVSHPVTFYRPTVRSLAVVLKNFYKGLSAMIYLFLCSNRTRPTYSEDVLLIQADSEENARFQLTADHRYLLTLATYGNHQFNQAESKLNRLVQRLKSAVDFTVKGVIYA; from the coding sequence ATGAATAAAATTCATCAATTAGCAACGAAAGAAATAAAATCTTTCATTTCAAACCACTTTACAAAGTGCGGTCAAATTTGCCATAGTATCCGTGCTCTAGCAAAATCTAGAGCCAGCCGTGAGAAGCTGAATATTACAAAGGCGAACAATAGCACGCCACTTTCAAACCGTGCTTTTTTTGTTCGTAATTTTCGCACACCTCAAAAACGCTCAATGCGTTTATCAATGGTAGGGCGTAATAGGCAGTCTTTGACTGGCTGTGTTCCTTTGTACGCAGTTTCTCACCCTGTTACGTTCTACCGCCCGACCGTGAGAAGTCTAGCGGTAGTTCTTAAAAACTTTTACAAAGGACTATCAGCAATGATCTATCTATTTCTTTGCTCAAATCGCACACGCCCAACTTACAGCGAAGATGTGCTATTAATCCAAGCCGACAGTGAGGAAAACGCCCGTTTTCAGCTTACGGCAGACCACCGTTATTTACTCACCCTTGCCACTTACGGCAACCACCAATTCAACCAAGCCGAAAGCAAGTTAAATCGCCTTGTTCAACGTTTAAAAAGTGCGGTTGATTTTACCGTTAAAGGGGTGATTTATGCCTAA
- a CDS encoding terminase translates to MSYGKTIQANFATAYARTGNATHALREVLGEERAGKMKPHTLRAKASELLNNYRTQALIEQEKLAMMTRGERLPRYRKPTVRTDLITMDRLEIPTTTKPQNNVLTEINAIRQQLINRLMRKARRGLR, encoded by the coding sequence ATGAGCTACGGAAAAACAATTCAAGCAAACTTTGCGACAGCCTACGCAAGAACCGGAAACGCTACCCACGCATTAAGGGAAGTGCTAGGCGAAGAACGGGCAGGCAAAATGAAACCTCACACGCTAAGAGCAAAAGCCAGTGAATTGTTAAATAACTACCGCACACAGGCTTTAATAGAGCAAGAGAAATTAGCAATGATGACAAGGGGGGAACGCTTGCCACGTTATCGCAAACCCACAGTAAGAACGGATTTAATCACAATGGATAGGCTGGAAATACCGACCACCACCAAGCCCCAAAATAATGTATTGACAGAAATCAACGCAATACGCCAACAATTAATCAACAGGCTTATGAGAAAAGCACGGAGGGGATTAAGGTGA
- a CDS encoding DNA primase family protein, which translates to MTKLKNAPNLTALSGNDPTELFIFAGTKAWAAWNKGEGVEWHLIADRYQMTADDRKAEPPIILGESQLKEIKGLRLAPAEQEAITLFEFGELSQSEITAICANLAKHTQVQRLTLCDSIGQIKEDLSGYLKRIRTGETLADVVADSIMNVELTAEIINKASINERTDYFIQWYDKQHNTPLAYHPEQGRIYGYNGKCWQYLPEFELYRIIRGFFAHHQAKYSLQHVKNIYDCLMLEVQPMGKSQPHLLAFNNGALNKNTLELLPHNPDDWLTGFNPCDYVLNPPPTPHFNQWLDFISQGNNDRKQSLLAGLYMILFNRNDWQLTLELIGTAGSGKSIYLEVGKLLAGENNHEAITLETLNNEKTRDIILNKTFLYSSDQSRYIGDSSVFKKLSSGESINFDPKHKKAFSSPVKAVLAIASNTLPIYKNDGGGMERRRVIFPFTQAVEESKRDPQLVEKLKSELAGIVHLVIQSFPSADKALQALHRQQHSKEALELKRENDHILDFIQEFELMETVNGAGLIFGSALKMPIGNADRMLDRLYWAYWLYCEHQGIDERQRLKKRHLERELVQAFKTAGNRIDFKTAILAGNRNHTNAIYKDREQTRRKFSD; encoded by the coding sequence ATGACTAAACTCAAAAATGCCCCAAATCTGACCGCACTTTCCGGCAACGACCCAACGGAGCTATTTATCTTTGCCGGCACAAAAGCGTGGGCAGCGTGGAACAAAGGCGAGGGCGTGGAATGGCATTTAATTGCAGACCGTTACCAAATGACAGCAGACGACCGCAAGGCAGAACCGCCAATCATTTTAGGTGAAAGCCAATTAAAAGAAATCAAGGGGCTAAGGCTAGCCCCTGCGGAACAAGAGGCAATTACCCTCTTTGAGTTTGGGGAATTATCGCAAAGCGAAATCACCGCTATTTGTGCGAATTTAGCCAAGCATACCCAAGTTCAACGGCTCACCCTTTGCGACAGTATCGGACAAATCAAGGAAGATTTAAGCGGGTATCTGAAACGCATTAGAACAGGCGAAACGCTAGCAGACGTGGTGGCGGACAGCATAATGAACGTAGAACTCACGGCAGAGATAATCAACAAAGCAAGCATTAATGAACGCACAGATTATTTTATTCAATGGTACGACAAGCAGCATAACACCCCACTTGCCTATCATCCGGAGCAAGGGCGAATTTATGGCTATAACGGCAAATGCTGGCAATACTTACCCGAATTTGAGCTTTATCGCATAATACGGGGATTTTTCGCCCACCACCAAGCCAAATATTCATTGCAACACGTGAAAAATATTTACGATTGTTTAATGCTTGAAGTACAACCGATGGGGAAAAGCCAACCGCATTTACTGGCGTTTAATAATGGCGCGCTGAATAAAAACACGTTGGAATTATTGCCGCATAATCCCGATGACTGGCTCACCGGCTTTAACCCTTGCGATTATGTATTAAATCCACCACCGACACCGCATTTTAATCAATGGCTAGACTTTATCAGCCAAGGCAATAATGACCGCAAGCAATCGCTATTAGCCGGTTTGTATATGATTTTGTTCAATCGTAACGACTGGCAATTAACCCTTGAGCTTATCGGCACGGCAGGCAGTGGGAAATCGATTTATTTAGAAGTGGGGAAACTACTGGCAGGGGAAAATAATCACGAGGCTATCACACTGGAAACCTTAAACAACGAAAAAACCCGAGATATTATCTTAAACAAAACCTTTTTATATTCATCAGACCAATCAAGATATATTGGCGACAGTTCAGTGTTCAAAAAGCTATCCAGTGGGGAAAGTATTAATTTTGACCCGAAACATAAAAAAGCCTTTAGTTCACCGGTTAAAGCCGTATTGGCTATCGCATCCAATACCCTACCGATTTATAAAAATGATGGTGGTGGAATGGAAAGACGTAGAGTGATATTTCCTTTTACGCAAGCGGTAGAAGAAAGCAAACGAGACCCGCAACTAGTAGAGAAACTAAAAAGCGAACTGGCGGGCATTGTACATCTCGTTATTCAGTCATTCCCTAGTGCAGACAAAGCACTACAAGCACTTCACCGCCAACAACACAGCAAAGAGGCACTAGAACTGAAACGGGAAAACGACCATATTTTAGATTTTATTCAAGAATTTGAATTAATGGAAACCGTAAACGGTGCAGGCTTAATTTTTGGCAGTGCGTTAAAAATGCCCATCGGAAATGCCGACAGAATGCTAGACCGCCTTTACTGGGCTTACTGGCTTTATTGCGAACACCAAGGCATAGACGAACGCCAACGCCTTAAAAAACGGCATTTAGAACGGGAACTTGTTCAAGCATTCAAAACCGCAGGAAACCGAATAGATTTCAAAACCGCTATTCTTGCCGGCAACCGCAACCACACCAACGCCATCTACAAAGACCGGGAACAAACAAGGCGAAAGTTTTCGGACTAG
- a CDS encoding Fic family protein, producing MKISKPKPMLQLLEKIQELLKSNLFNQFKALDDQGRYLHWDKFKRIHTKNTELAWLATKMSRQSLMNRIKIGDIDFSYCVPTSLQSFLHYIDKNSAGNMGASNLTGVSKPEQQQFLIKSLIMEEAITSAQLEGAVTTRKAAKEMLETARKPKTKDEIMIVNNYYLMREAIKLKNEPLSIEMILKLHQIATNNAIENNAIAGAFRQDDEIYIADYDGNILHRPPAFTKLVELMQAFCDFANTDHNIEKNQFIHPVVKAIILHFLIGFIHPFGDGNGRTARALFYWFMLKNGYWLFEYISISRLLKEAPVKYARAYLYSETDELDMTYFIYYQAEIIKRAINDLNSYVLDKQARFKEFLTLISSYTTKVTPKLNNRQIGILQKAVKENGYIFTAKEISNEYGISENTARKDLNTLLKLNLLGQFKIGQTMGYISPNDLIERLRH from the coding sequence ATGAAAATATCAAAACCTAAACCGATGCTCCAACTATTGGAGAAAATACAAGAGCTTTTAAAATCAAATCTATTTAACCAATTCAAAGCACTTGACGATCAAGGGCGTTATTTACATTGGGATAAATTTAAACGCATTCACACTAAAAACACCGAATTAGCGTGGCTGGCAACAAAAATGAGCCGCCAATCATTGATGAACCGGATCAAAATCGGTGATATTGATTTTTCTTATTGTGTTCCCACATCGTTACAATCTTTCTTACACTATATTGACAAAAATAGTGCCGGCAATATGGGCGCATCGAATTTAACGGGCGTAAGTAAACCTGAGCAGCAGCAATTTTTAATTAAATCTTTAATTATGGAGGAAGCGATAACCTCAGCACAACTAGAGGGGGCAGTAACAACAAGAAAAGCAGCAAAAGAAATGTTAGAAACCGCACGCAAGCCAAAAACAAAAGATGAAATAATGATCGTGAATAACTATTACTTAATGAGGGAAGCAATCAAATTAAAAAATGAACCGCTTTCTATTGAAATGATTTTAAAACTTCATCAAATCGCCACCAATAACGCCATAGAGAATAACGCAATAGCCGGTGCATTTAGACAAGATGACGAGATTTATATCGCAGACTATGACGGCAATATATTACACCGCCCACCGGCTTTCACTAAGCTTGTAGAATTAATGCAGGCTTTTTGTGATTTTGCCAATACCGATCACAACATTGAGAAAAATCAATTTATCCACCCCGTTGTAAAAGCTATTATTCTACATTTCCTTATAGGTTTCATTCACCCTTTCGGTGACGGCAACGGGCGAACCGCAAGAGCCTTGTTTTATTGGTTTATGCTTAAAAACGGCTATTGGTTATTTGAATACATTTCTATCAGCCGACTACTTAAAGAAGCACCCGTGAAATATGCGAGAGCATATCTATATAGCGAAACTGACGAACTAGATATGACCTATTTCATTTACTATCAAGCGGAAATCATCAAGCGAGCGATTAATGATTTAAATAGCTATGTATTAGATAAACAAGCACGCTTTAAAGAATTTCTAACGCTTATTTCTAGCTATACAACGAAAGTAACACCAAAGCTCAATAACAGACAAATAGGCATACTACAAAAGGCAGTAAAAGAAAACGGCTATATTTTTACCGCCAAAGAAATTAGCAATGAATACGGCATATCCGAAAACACGGCGAGAAAAGACCTAAACACACTATTAAAATTGAATTTACTGGGACAATTCAAAATAGGGCAAACAATGGGCTATATATCCCCTAATGACCTGATAGAAAGGCTTAGACACTAA